A region from the Macaca mulatta isolate MMU2019108-1 chromosome 13, T2T-MMU8v2.0, whole genome shotgun sequence genome encodes:
- the TTC31 gene encoding tetratricopeptide repeat protein 31 isoform X18 translates to MAPIPKAVERIKLDCPLRPSCPLEVAAVPKLCKEFGPEDYGEEDIVDFLRRLVESDPQGLHRIHVDGSSGRLQLWHHDYLLGHLDDEGKSTRQSDGGKGAEGLGTYCGLRKSFLYPPQESEPCPQSPSASATFPSVSDSLLQVAMPQKLLVTEEEANRLAEELVAEEERMKQKAEKKRLKKKRQKERKRQERLEQYCGEPKASAISDGDESPPSSPGNPVQGQCGEEEDSLDLSSTFVSLALRKVGDWPLSARREKGLNQEPQGRGLPLQKMGQKEESPSRKERPQQSPKAQASPGLLAAALQRSQELAKLGTSFAQNGFYHEAVVLFTQALKLNPQDHRLFGNRSFCHERLGQPVWALADAQVALTLLPGWPRGLFRLGKALMGLQRFREAAAVFQETLKAGSAKRNLCTTSVTWGPPATSPC, encoded by the exons gaCATAGTGGATTTTCTTCGACGGCTTGTGGAGAGTGATCCCCAGGGCCTGCACCGGATCCATGTGGATGGGAGCAGCGGGCGGCTGCAGCTGTGGCACCATG ATTACCTCCTGGGCCACTTGGATGATGAAGGGAAATCAACTCGACAGAGTGACGGGGGCAAGGGGGCTGAGGGACTGGGCACCTACTGTGGTCTCCGCAAGTCCTTCCTGTATCCTCCCCAAGAGTCTGAGCCCTGCCCTCAAAgcccttctgcctctgccaccttcCCCAGTGTCTCAGACAGCCTGCTTCAGGTGGCCATGCCCCAGAAGCTCCTGGTGACAGAAGAG GAAGCCAACCGCCTGGCTGAGGAGCTGGTGGCTGAGGAGGAGCGCATGAAACAGAAAGCAGAGAAGAAGCGACTTAAGAAGAAG CGTCAAAAGGAACGAAAGCGACAGGAGCGTTTGGAGCAGTACTGTGGGGAGCCCAAG GCCAGCGCTATCTCAGATGGGGATGAGAGCCCCCCATCCAGCCCTGGAAACCCAGTTCAGGGACAGTGTGGTGAAGAAGAG GACTCACTGGATCTGTCTAGCACTTTTGTGTCTCTGGCTTTGCGCAAGGTTGGCGATTGGCCCCTCAGTGCCCGCAGAGAGAAGGGACTGAATCAGGAGCCCCAAGGCAGGGGCCTGCCCCTCCAGAAGATGGGTCAAAAGGAAGAGAGCCCTTCAAGAAAGGAGAGGCCCCAGCAGAGTCCAAAGGCACAG GCATCTCCGGGACTGCTGGCAGCTGCCTTACAACGGAGCCAGGAACTGGCAA AGTTGGGTACCAGCTTTGCTCAAAATGGTTTCTACCATGAGGCCGTGGTCCTCTTCACCCAGGCCTTGAAGCTCAACCCCCAGGACCACCG GTTATTTGGAAATCGTTCCTTCTGCCATGAGCGGCTGGGTCAGCCAGTGTGGGCCCTGGCTGATGCCCAAGTGGCCCTTACCCTACTGCCTGGCTGGCCCCGGGGCCTCTTCCGCCTGGGCAAGGCCTTGATGGGACTGCAG CGCTTCAGAGAGGCAGCTGCTGTGTTTCAGGAGACTCTGAAAG cAGGGTCAGCGAAGAGGAATCTGTGTACCACCTCTGTCACCTGGGGCCCTCCAGCCACTTCCCCATGCTGA
- the TTC31 gene encoding tetratricopeptide repeat protein 31 isoform X20, whose amino-acid sequence MPQKLLVTEEEANRLAEELVAEEERMKQKAEKKRLKKKRQKERKRQERLEQYCGEPKASAISDGDESPPSSPGNPVQGQCGEEEDSLDLSSTFVSLALRKVGDWPLSARREKGLNQEPQGRGLPLQKMGQKEESPSRKERPQQSPKAQEKDLGRLRPQGLLDFAPYPQASPGLLAAALQRSQELAKLGTSFAQNGFYHEAVVLFTQALKLNPQDHRLFGNRSFCHERLGQPVWALADAQVALTLLPGWPRGLFRLGKALMGLQRFREAAAVFQETLKGGSQPDAARELRSCLLQLTLQGQRRGICVPPLSPGALQPLPHAELGASGLSSLRCPRSTAPRSPGLCPLLHYPPCHRSHPSQPLSQTQSRRPHPLQPQDSSKGWDILGLGLQHLPQAR is encoded by the exons ATGCCCCAGAAGCTCCTGGTGACAGAAGAG GAAGCCAACCGCCTGGCTGAGGAGCTGGTGGCTGAGGAGGAGCGCATGAAACAGAAAGCAGAGAAGAAGCGACTTAAGAAGAAG CGTCAAAAGGAACGAAAGCGACAGGAGCGTTTGGAGCAGTACTGTGGGGAGCCCAAG GCCAGCGCTATCTCAGATGGGGATGAGAGCCCCCCATCCAGCCCTGGAAACCCAGTTCAGGGACAGTGTGGTGAAGAAGAG GACTCACTGGATCTGTCTAGCACTTTTGTGTCTCTGGCTTTGCGCAAGGTTGGCGATTGGCCCCTCAGTGCCCGCAGAGAGAAGGGACTGAATCAGGAGCCCCAAGGCAGGGGCCTGCCCCTCCAGAAGATGGGTCAAAAGGAAGAGAGCCCTTCAAGAAAGGAGAGGCCCCAGCAGAGTCCAAAGGCACAG GAGAAggatttggggaggctgagacctcAAGGCCTGCTTGACTTTGCACCCTATCCCCAGGCATCTCCGGGACTGCTGGCAGCTGCCTTACAACGGAGCCAGGAACTGGCAA AGTTGGGTACCAGCTTTGCTCAAAATGGTTTCTACCATGAGGCCGTGGTCCTCTTCACCCAGGCCTTGAAGCTCAACCCCCAGGACCACCG GTTATTTGGAAATCGTTCCTTCTGCCATGAGCGGCTGGGTCAGCCAGTGTGGGCCCTGGCTGATGCCCAAGTGGCCCTTACCCTACTGCCTGGCTGGCCCCGGGGCCTCTTCCGCCTGGGCAAGGCCTTGATGGGACTGCAG CGCTTCAGAGAGGCAGCTGCTGTGTTTCAGGAGACTCTGAAAGGTGGGTCCCAGCCTGATGCAGCCCGAGAGCTCCGCTCTTGCCTTCTCCAACTCACACTG cAGGGTCAGCGAAGAGGAATCTGTGTACCACCTCTGTCACCTGGGGCCCTCCAGCCACTTCCCCATGCTGAGCTGGGAGCCTCAGGCCTATCTTCCCTCAGGTGCCCTCGAAGCACTGCTCCGAGGTCCCCTGGCCTGTGTCCACTCTTGCATTATCCTCCGTGTCACCGAAGCCACCCCAGCCAGCCCCTCTCCCAGACTCAGAGTAGAAGGCCCCATCCTCTCCAGCCCCAGGATTCCTCAAAGGGCTGGGACATCCTGGGACTTGGGCTCCAGCATCTACCTCAGGCCAGATGA
- the TTC31 gene encoding tetratricopeptide repeat protein 31 isoform X19, with the protein MAPIPKAVERIKLDCPLRPSCPLEVAAVPKLCKEFGPEDYGEEDIVDFLRRLVESDPQGLHRIHVDGSSGRLQLWHHDYLLGHLDDEGKSTRQSDGGKGAEGLGTYCGLRKSFLYPPQESEPCPQSPSASATFPSVSDSLLQVAMPQKLLVTEEEANRLAEELVAEEERMKQKAEKKRLKKKRQKERKRQERLEQYCGEPKASAISDGDESPPSSPGNPVQGQCGEEEDSLDLSSTFVSLALRKVGDWPLSARREKGLNQEPQGRGLPLQKMGQKEESPSRKERPQQSPKAQASPGLLAAALQRSQELAKLGTSFAQNGFYHEAVVLFTQALKLNPQDHRLFGNRSFCHERLGQPVWALADAQVALTLLPGWPRGLFRLGKALMGLQRFREAAAVFQETLKGSAKRNLCTTSVTWGPPATSPC; encoded by the exons gaCATAGTGGATTTTCTTCGACGGCTTGTGGAGAGTGATCCCCAGGGCCTGCACCGGATCCATGTGGATGGGAGCAGCGGGCGGCTGCAGCTGTGGCACCATG ATTACCTCCTGGGCCACTTGGATGATGAAGGGAAATCAACTCGACAGAGTGACGGGGGCAAGGGGGCTGAGGGACTGGGCACCTACTGTGGTCTCCGCAAGTCCTTCCTGTATCCTCCCCAAGAGTCTGAGCCCTGCCCTCAAAgcccttctgcctctgccaccttcCCCAGTGTCTCAGACAGCCTGCTTCAGGTGGCCATGCCCCAGAAGCTCCTGGTGACAGAAGAG GAAGCCAACCGCCTGGCTGAGGAGCTGGTGGCTGAGGAGGAGCGCATGAAACAGAAAGCAGAGAAGAAGCGACTTAAGAAGAAG CGTCAAAAGGAACGAAAGCGACAGGAGCGTTTGGAGCAGTACTGTGGGGAGCCCAAG GCCAGCGCTATCTCAGATGGGGATGAGAGCCCCCCATCCAGCCCTGGAAACCCAGTTCAGGGACAGTGTGGTGAAGAAGAG GACTCACTGGATCTGTCTAGCACTTTTGTGTCTCTGGCTTTGCGCAAGGTTGGCGATTGGCCCCTCAGTGCCCGCAGAGAGAAGGGACTGAATCAGGAGCCCCAAGGCAGGGGCCTGCCCCTCCAGAAGATGGGTCAAAAGGAAGAGAGCCCTTCAAGAAAGGAGAGGCCCCAGCAGAGTCCAAAGGCACAG GCATCTCCGGGACTGCTGGCAGCTGCCTTACAACGGAGCCAGGAACTGGCAA AGTTGGGTACCAGCTTTGCTCAAAATGGTTTCTACCATGAGGCCGTGGTCCTCTTCACCCAGGCCTTGAAGCTCAACCCCCAGGACCACCG GTTATTTGGAAATCGTTCCTTCTGCCATGAGCGGCTGGGTCAGCCAGTGTGGGCCCTGGCTGATGCCCAAGTGGCCCTTACCCTACTGCCTGGCTGGCCCCGGGGCCTCTTCCGCCTGGGCAAGGCCTTGATGGGACTGCAG CGCTTCAGAGAGGCAGCTGCTGTGTTTCAGGAGACTCTGAAAG GGTCAGCGAAGAGGAATCTGTGTACCACCTCTGTCACCTGGGGCCCTCCAGCCACTTCCCCATGCTGA